ggtcttcattgatgatatcttaatctactccaagaatgaggaagagcatgctcatcatcttcgcataatacttcagcgtctgagagagcaccagctttatgccaaactcagcaagtgtgacttctggctgaaggaagtacCATTCCTCGGTCACGTCATATCTGCTAagggcatctctgtggatcccagtaaagtacaagATGTACTCGATTAGGAAGCCCcaacttcagttcctgaaatccacagtttcttgggtttagctgggtattatcgacgATTCATCCCAGAgttctccagaattgcgaagccgatgactgaacttctgaaaaagggtgtcaagttctattggagtaatcaatgtgaggaagctttccagaaattgaaaacacttctcacttctgctCCAATTTTGGCCCAGCCTGATACTACAAAACCTttcgatgtctactgtgatgcctcgggcacaggactcggctgtgtcttgatgcaggagaaccgagtgattgcttatgcttctcgatcactcaagaggcatgaagaaaattatcccactcatgatcttgaattagcagctgtggtccattcactgaagatttggcgacactatcttttaggttcattgtgcaacatctatacggatcacaagagtctcaaatatcttttcactcaagctgatttgaacatgcgtcaaagaagatggcttgaattgattaaagattatgaacttgaagtgcattatcatcctggcaaggcgaatgtagttgccgatgcgctgagtcgcaaagctcactgtcattgcatctcagctataccattaagcgaatctctttgctttgaaatggaaaagctgaacttaagtattgtaccacatggcacattgactcatctagagcttactcctactcttcgcgatctcatcatagcggcacaaaagcaagataaaggggtgaaggaaattcagagaagactatcagaaggagaccctaaagtgaattgcttccaccaagatgctgagaatgtgttatggttcaagcaccgactagtggtgcctaagaattttgagcttagaaaacagatccttgatgaagcccatacttcacgactatcaattcacccgggtagcaacaagatgtaccaagacctgaagcaacgattttggtggactcggatgaaaagggaaatagccaagtatgtgtcagaatgtgatatctgtcggagggttaaagccagtcatctcagacTAGCTGGGACTCTCCAGCCCTTGaatattccagaatggaaatgggaagatataagtatggatttcatcgtcggcttacctcgaactcaaaagggttatgacTCTATTTAGGTTGTGGTCGACAGGCTAACCAAGTCagcacattttcttccagtcagtactcgttattccacaaaaagatatgctgagttatatgttgagcgtatcttatgcctgcatggtatacccaagactatcatctctgatcgtggtagccaattcactgctcgcttttgggaacaattacATACTTGCTTAGGAACTCGTGTGATTCGCAGTTCTGCttaccaccctcaaacagacggtcaaaccgagaggataaatcaaattttggaagatatgctccgtgcttgcgtcttgacctatccacagaaatgggatcaatgtttgccattagctgaattttcttataacaatagttatcaagaaagcatcaaaatggctccatttgaagccttatacggtcgtcgatgccgtacacctctgaattggtctgaaaccggggaaagaacaatctttgggcccgacatggttcaagaggccgaagaacaagtccgccttatccaagccaacttaaagattgcgcagtctcgacagaagagctatgcagataaaagaagggatccactcgtctttaaggtcggtgaccacgtctatctaaaagtatcaccttggaaaggcgtgcaaaggtttggaataaaaggaaagctagctccccgctacatcggtccatatccaattgtggaacgatgcggtcatgtggcttatcggttggatcttccagcgaatctttctgcagttcataacatcttccatgtatcgcaactcagaatgtgccttagagttccgactgaagctgtggcaagtgactcgattcagttagagtctgatctcacttatcctgagcatcctatcaagattattgatcgcaaggatcgagttactcgtcgcacaaccaaccgattctacaaagttcaatggagtaatcactccgaagatgaagcgacttgggagaaggaggaatttctgaaatccaagtatccggagttcttaaacgctcatccaggtactacatcttcgaaccctttccgcctgtttgaattctctcatgcttgaatctcgggacgagattcttttaaggggggaaggctgtaacacccctgtgttaatcgtctcgctaagcatgagttaactcgctaatcgtggactcaaattcgtcgttaacgctaatcgcgttcgcgtaGTAAACAGctacttagctgtgttcgatctcgtttttgtctttgttccgagctccaaatcaactttcgcccaaaacaaaagttgtagatcttcttttcctctacaacttttgttttggccaaatttcatgttcccatatgaaatttggagtttcaactgTTCAAATTCGAGCCAAAATCAttaaacgaagaaacagtgcaTCTCCAGTGCTCAGCACTGTGCACGCCCgcgcccataccggcgactgaacgccggcgagcgcgtccacgcgtcggcaatcgcgcccggcgccgctcttctcctctcaCGGACGCCTCGAAGCTTCCCGGGCCGTCCtaatcctccttcctccttcctctgagCTAGGTCGAGCTCGAGCAAGCAGGACCGAGCGAAATCGTCGTCGCTCGTCGCTCCGGCCAACCCTCGCCGCCCCACCTCAATCCGTCGCACTCCGAGCTGCGcgacctcgccccgaagctcctccatccctccacgagcgcggccgtgccCTACTCCGACTGAAATCGAGCACAgaccgccgcccgccattgTCGACCTCCGTCAAGCTCCgctccgagctccgcccctcccgtCGACGACCCCCTTCCGGCCTTCCTTCGCGCAAAACGAATCCCCGGTGAGCTTCCCCGCAACCTGCTCTCGCTCCCCGACCCTCTCCTCACCCaagtccgcggccgccgccatcggagcgccgccgcgccgccgcgaacacgccggccgccgcccgcacacGCCGCCAGCCCCCTCTGCTCCTCCCTGGGCGCCACCtccgcgcgccctagggccaCCCGGGCTCCTTGgagctcgcgccgcccgccctcgccgccggccggcccgggcCAGGCCGGaacaccggccgccgccgcgcgccccgccctgcgccgccctacgccgcgcgcctgcgcctgcctcgccgccctgccccccccccccggccgccTGGCGCCTcggcccggccgccgcagcgccgccggtcagcctcgccggcggggagcgccgccgcgggctgcccagccagcgcgcgccgcccgtgcggcaaaacagaggaggaggggggcgggCTGGGCCACTGTCAagtgggcccggctgtcagccccccctttTATGTTTTCCATTTTCTTATTTTAGCTGAAACTTTAAAAATCCATataaattcacagaaaaatgcgaaaaatgccaaaccagttttgttagctttctaaaatcatgatctgcagaggaaaaatgcttaagcatgcattttatcacttttgctctggtgaaaattcaatttgtgtttaaactagtttattttgtaccacttgttctatggttctaaaaattatgaaaaattcgcagtggattactcatttcatgtttagtccactgtaaaagtttcatggctTGTTGCTATGCGcttttgggtagatctattTGTACTTCGTTTACTTGCTAGGGTTAGTTACTTGTTTcttgcatgcaaagcaaattcctgttaatccatgctaacctaagtcgttttagtagttgtttttgttggaaacacttcaggctaatttgAGTTAATCGTTTCATCGCATTATGTGCTCATGCATTGCACCATATCCTAACTGTTGCGtgtcatattttattcgtgtagacgctacgaacgaagctgtccacgagttgatcgttgagccggtccaggagccacgagcaggagcgcagcaggaggacgccgttgagcacgcccccggagacctagttaaccccgctgacctgcaaggcaagccccggagcataaccataatttaaaattattcaatgtttatttaagtattgtgcatttatattctaggagttgaatggaaccatagtatgcatgttttccctaggtaccgtgggcctatactagtatgcaggtgtcgatagaaatgctttgctaaataggatttcggtagaagtcgagtgattgctgtcactcgcaagtttaggatcttgatcccttagttTTGGCTTGGAAATGCGttgatgagtaaaaagaatttgagaccgggcgggaatgagttggaatagatgagaaaatgaactcccgcctgtgtcgattgaggaccgtaccgttgttggccctgatgaccgagtttgaacagtactaaccacataccggaagtaggaggtagtcgaaaccggtaagctgtgtaccacattacagcggtgatttgaattccgccatgctacgctgggcgtgggagttggcgggtgttggataggatgccgcctccgggttctccgggagttcaccgcgaggggcccatcacctgggttttagcaggcgtagttcagatgccgtggtaatgtgggaacagttgacgcgcatggcccgacggggcttacatgtgtcgtgtgagttaggttcaccttgcaaggttaaatcggatcgattcgccgtctctctcggttaagagaaccttggtcactgcgtcacatcgtagtaagaagtgaaataagTATTGAAAGGTAGCGATGGAATGTTGTATTTGTTGttctaaaagataatctgttctaccatgtgtgttttagatgaataggcgaacttagtaatacttggtatactaaacggagctaaaatattgaaagtaaggattcacttctagcagcttttcagcaaaagaacttcagagccaaaaagctttgcatgtctagttaatgggctaagtatacccagagtcgggtaagccttgctgagtattagtatactcagggttgttgttgtaacccctctgagcaggttgtgtcccggcggacttcgaggagatctgtgcgtcctggattggacagccgctttctccaggttggaccgtcgagtgggccccgtcttccccgtgaagattgggcaggttagcgtcacatcggtgggcaggatgtggagctcaccttttatcgtcgtcgtagctatcgtattgtatttcgaactcagttttaaatttccgctgtgcgtttgaactctgttgtttgtatttaagacttttatgtaaaatctgtgttgtaaattaatttgaagatttctgtatgctggtaacacctgtgctcgtcttcgtacgggtctaagtgcaattgtgatcctggagtacagtagtttaatcgggattttacccgatagcctgtcaggttacaccgttttaagtgcacagtaactggattaagtaagaagatgatggttagtgcatttaagccggtttaatttggacggtgctgctacaagtCACGTCCTGACATCGACTGCATGAGGTGGAGAAAGTTGGTAACCGCGGTGACTAGGCTTCTTTTTGTTCGCCTCCGTCATCCTACGACATGGTTTCGGTTTGTGTCAAGGTTCCAATCCACCCAGGTGCAGTCTCCTTTGTGGTCCATCTCGATACCCCAATCCAGTCGGACATAGTTGCCTCGTGGAGATAAGTTGTATGGCTCGCGTCGATGTGCCAATTCGACCAGCCTGAGTTATGTTCAATTGAGTTGAGTTCGGTGCGTGTTGATGCCCCAATCCAACCCGTCGGTGTTATTTTCGTggtttatttttccttttttctaatTATGACCTCTCAGAGATATAACATTGCACTTTTTCTGCTATATAAATAGAAGGGTTAATTGGATCTATGCCATTACAATTATCCGAGTTCACTAATCTGCCATTACTATTCATCGTATTGGAaccgtgccattacaatttcaaAATTCTCTAAAACATGCCATTACATACCCCTTCAACGTGTTTCTCAAAATTTAtggaccaaaatacccctagCCTTCTTCTTACTCTCATCCCCTCcctctttcctctctctctacactgcCGGATCCCTCCTCgttccccctcccctctcccgcggcggagctccagcgGGACGGCGTGCCCGCGGGGCGGCGACAGGCCCGCGGGACGGCACGGTGGAGCCCCTCCATCGCTGGCGCCCTCCCTCGCGGCTCCCTACCTTCCTCCCcggtgctccggcgaggtggccacggcgagccggcggcgggctggcacgagctcgagctcggcgagtggcggccggtgggcgggCACAGCTGCGGCGGCCCAGCTCGCAGTGGCCGGCCAATGGAGGCGTCGAGCCACGCGGCggcctggccacggcggcgcgcctCGCGATGGCCGGGACAACGCCGCCTCCCTGCGTCCCCTCCCCCTCTCACCCTCCTCTGCCGGAGCAACAGCGCAGCGCGGGGGGTGGGATGGCGTGGCGGCGATGGAGGCTCGGCGCGGCTCCTCGCGGCGGAGGCCCTCTCTCCTCCCAGGCGGCCTCCCATGGCGGCTCGGCGAGATCCACCCCGGGCAGGCAGAGGCAGTCGGCGAGCCCGGGGCGGCCACGCCCAGGCGGCCGGCGAATGCGCGGaggcggccggtggcgcgcgcggcggtggcgcgaggCTAGAGATCCTGGCGATGGAGAAGAGCGACGACGGCGACCGCGATGGGCTCCGCCGGAGGTCGGCCTCTACGAGGAGCCGCATGGGCGCCTGCAGCGCGTCGTCGATCCAGGGGAGGTAGCGTGGGTAGCAGCGGAAGTCGTCGCTGCTGGAGTCGCAGCCGAGCTCCGGCAAGTCCCGCAGCGTGAGCGGGCCTCTCCTCACCACCGCCATCAGTCGGCACTCGCCCACGGCTGCGCCGCGTGTCGGCGACGGAatgctctgccgccgctgctgctgctatggATGCCAGTAGGGCTTGGTGTTCGTGGCCGCAGGGGTTTAAatgagatggatggatggatggatggatggatggacggaCGTAGAGgacggagagggagaggagtggTGTGGGAGTGGGCGATGTGGGGTGAGGCAGGGAGAGCGATCTGCCGCTGCCTGTGCCTGCTTGCCCGGGGGCCGGTTCTGCTgcccgcggtggcggtggccgccCCCGGGATTTGCCATGGAGAGAGTGGAAAGAGggaggggatgagaggaagaaggcTGGGGGTATTTTGGTCCATAAATTTTGAGAAACATGTCAAAGGGGTATGTAATGGCATGTTTCGGAGAATTttgaaattgtaatggcacggtTTCAATATAATAAATAGTAATGGCAGATCAGTGAACTCGGAtaattataatggcatagatACAATTAACCCTAAATAGAAACACACTCATGGAGTCTGAGTGTAGTTGTTAAAAAAAATACGCCTCCGGTTAGCAATGTAGGAATAAACTAGTACGCTATTCCCCTCTACACTTGTTCGCACGCCTGGGTTGGGAGTTTCTGCTTGATCCACGTGAGCACGCGCGGCGGGCAGCATTTCCAGCGCCCGGCCGCCATGGAGAAGCGCGTCGGGACATCGGTGGCGATCTCGTCAACAATGGACGCCGCAGCATCGTCACGGAACGTGAGAGACACCCTCTCCAGCGATGGCGACGCGCTCCCAAGCAAGAGCTTCAGGACCCTGTACTCTTCAGGGTCTTCCCCCTTGAGCCCGACCACGGCGACCTCTCGAAGGCTGTCGAGACGAAGGCCGTCGTCGCCTGCGCGGACGCCGCTCGTCCACCGCTGCCATCCtcgcggtcgcggcggcggctcgtcgcCCTCCTGCGATCGATGCAGAGCGGGTTAGTTCTCAATGCGTATCGCGATGGTGTCGATGCGTGAGAAGGCGCTGAGCGACGTACAAAGACAGCGAAGCAGTAGGGGCTCGCATCCACGCGAAGCCTCGTCAAGGCCGGCGTTCTGGAGAGGAGGGAGGCCAGGCTcggcgcgacgccgccgccgaacccCCACCTGATCTTCAGCGAGAGGGCGCTGGCGTTTGGCAGCTGCGGAACGCGCCGGATCAAGTCCTCGCACGCGCCGTGCTATTATAAATCCTCGGTGGTTAATCACGTGAAAGATGGATTCAAACGCACATGGATGGATCCATGGAGGACTACTGGGCACGGGCGCGCATTGGCATACCTCTGCTGGCCCTAGCCAGTTGAGCAGAGTCGTCTCGTCCGGCATCACGAGCTCCAGGTCGAGGTGGTGGGCTTGGGAACAGGCGTGCAGGAGTTGCAGGGTGTACGGGGCGTCCGACTGGTCGCGCCGCCCGAGTGCCGGCAGCCTGAGGGGCCCGCCGAGCTGACGAGCGCTTGCCAGGTCGGAGCGGAAGATGAGCTGCTCCGGGTAGCTGCGGTGCCAGCGGACCGCCTCGATCCTTGGCGCTGAGacggccacctcgccgtcgccgccggttgGGGACCGGAAGCAGGAGCGCACGCTTAGGCACCGGAGGTTGGTGGCCGCCACGTCCAGGCTTGTCAGGTCGTCGACGTTGCTGAGGTCGAGCACCTCGAGGACGTCCGTGCGGAGGACCAGCCAGCGCAGGGCCGGCCCCCTGACGGAGCACAGACGCAGCGTCCTCAGGCGCGGGCAGCACGACGCCAGGAACTCGCCCAGgggccgcgcggcgccgccgcccagctgcACCAGCGAGAGGCTCAGCTCGGCCAGCCTGccgaacggcgccgccgccgccggatcgggGAGCGTCAGGACGGTGCGCGGCGAGCGCACGGCCAGGGCCTCCGCCCGCGCGCAGGGAGGGAGCTCCAGCCCGTTGAGCGTGCAAGGCGACGCGACGCGCACGGAGCCGACCGCGCGCTCCATCGCCTGGCGGTACCATTCGTCGGCGGTGTAGACGCTGCGGTTGATCTCGACGGAGACCGAGGGGATGCCCGGCGTCGGGAACCGGAGGAGGGCCCCCCTGGCGAGGTCGCTGAGCCGgggccccctgccgcgccgcgcgcagTCCCGGACGGCGGACAGGTTCAGGGCGGCGATGTGTGCCCacgcccgcctccaccgccgcgacAGCTGGGACGTGAGCACGGCTTGCGGGGTCGGCAGCAGGGAGAGGATGCGCCCGATCaggtcgtcggggaggctgctGAGCCGATCGCGGCACGGTTCTGGGGTTCCGTCCTCCGCCGCCTTGCGCTTCTTCATCTGCTATCGCCGGCGTGGCGCAACTGCCTCGGACTCTGGATCGCTTTGTTGAGTTTTATTGGACTCGACGACTCACCATGTGTACAtataacaagaaggtaaaacaATTCCATACCGTGTCCGTACATAACAGGGCCTGGCTACTTTTTTTTTCGACGCCGTTAAATTGTTACGTTGTTCCTCCGCCGTATACCCGTACCCGGTAGGCCGgaaagggcaaggtgaagagATGGCCAGAGACACGAGGACGCGTCGGAGGAGGAAGATACGCCGGAAGAAAAGCAAGGCAGCGACAACCACCGCCACACACAAGTTGGTCGTCAAGAAGGATCCTGCGCCGCAACTTCACACCTACGCTGGTGCCCCTTCTTCTTGGATGAATCCACAGATGTATCTATCTATCCTACTGATCATTGCTTTGCTCACTTCCCTAACATGCATGAATCTGATCGAAGGCAAGCCACCAccaggcgccggcggccggcagggcATGGCCGTCCACCAGCAGGCGCCTGCTCGGACCAAAGAGCCGTCCTGCTGCAGCATCTGCGGGGCGAGGTCTCACACCGACTACTTCTGCGGCTACAACTACATGGACGGGGGCTTCAGCACTCGCGCCTGCAGAGAGCAGTGCAGCCCGGGGCGGCACGCGGCTCCCGAGACCGAGAG
This portion of the Panicum virgatum strain AP13 chromosome 2N, P.virgatum_v5, whole genome shotgun sequence genome encodes:
- the LOC120662764 gene encoding putative F-box/LRR-repeat protein At3g28410, with translation MKKRKAAEDGTPEPCRDRLSSLPDDLIGRILSLLPTPQAVLTSQLSRRWRRAWAHIAALNLSAVRDCARRGRGPRLSDLARGALLRFPTPGIPSVSVEINRSVYTADEWYRQAMERAVGSVRVASPCTLNGLELPPCARAEALAVRSPRTVLTLPDPAAAAPFGRLAELSLSLVQLGGGAARPLGEFLASCCPRLRTLRLCSVRGPALRWLVLRTDVLEVLDLSNVDDLTSLDVAATNLRCLSVRSCFRSPTGGDGEVAVSAPRIEAVRWHRSYPEQLIFRSDLASARQLGGPLRLPALGRRDQSDAPYTLQLLHACSQAHHLDLELVMPDETTLLNWLGPAEHGACEDLIRRVPQLPNASALSLKIRWGFGGGVAPSLASLLSRTPALTRLRVDASPYCFAVFEGDEPPPRPRGWQRWTSGVRAGDDGLRLDSLREVAVVGLKGEDPEEYRVLKLLLGSASPSLERVSLTFRDDAAASIVDEIATDVPTRFSMAAGRWKCCPPRVLTWIKQKLPTQACEQV